CACCGCGGAGGGCGCCACCTTCCACCTGCTGCGGGTCGGCGAGCAGCTGTACCTGAAAGCCGACGCGGCGTTCTGGAACAAGGAGGACGGCAAGTCCGGCGAGGACGGTTCGGACACGGCGGCCGCCGACAAACTCGACGGCAAGTACGTGAAGGTGCCGACGGGCGACCCCTCGTACAAGAAGTTCAGCGGCTTCACGGACAAGGACCTCCTCCTCGACGGTCTGCTGACACTGCACGGCTCGCTGGCCACCGACGGCCACCACGAGCAGTCCGGCGTCCGGACGATCCGCATCACCGGCGACGGCGGCTCCGGCGGCAAGCTGGACGTGTCGCTGGAGGGCAAGCCCTACCCGCTGCGCCTGGAGCGCGCCGGAGGAGCCGGAACGCTGAGTTTCTCCTCCTGGGGCAAGGACTTCGCCCTGGAGGAACCGGCGAAGGACGAGACGGTGGACTACGGGAAGCAGCTCCCGACCTCGTGAGCCGCCGCTCGCGGTAGCGGGGTTCGCGGTACCGGGGGTTCGCGGTACCGGCTACGCGCGTCTGCGCTTCCGCAGCAGCAGCTTCGGCAGCCCGGCCGGCGCCGGCTCTCGCGTGGTGGCGGGCGAGGGCACGGGCCGTGCCGCCAGATCCCCGTCGGGCAGGGGCAGCGTGGCCCCCGTCGGCTCCAGGCGGAGCACCCGGCACTCGCGCGCCCAGCGCTCGGTCATCGCCTCGCCGTCGGGCGCGTTCAGCCGCTTGCCCTTGAGCTCGGCGACGGCCGCCTGCCACGCCTGCGAGCCGGGCGCGAGCGAGACGACCTTCGCCGTCCAGGAGACCAGCCGACCGCCCTTGTCCTTGCTGCGGACGGTGACCTCGGCCGAACCGCCCTCGGTCAGCCCGGCCAGTGGCTGCTCCCCGGGCCCGTCGCCGACCAGACAGACCGCGCCCTCGTGCCACACGTGCCACAGCGCACGCGCGGCCGGTTCACCGGCGCCCTGGACCCAGACGAGGCCGGACTTCTTGGTGGCCTCCTCGACGAGGGCCTGGTCGAGCAGCAGCTCTCTTGTCATGGGTCTCACCCTAGTCAGCCGGTGCCGGGACCCTCACAGCCAGCCGTTGCGCTTCAGCGTGCGGTGGATGCCGATACAGAGCGCCACCATGGCCGACATGACCACGGGATAGCCGAACTTCGAGTGTAGTTCCGGCATGTAGTCGAAGTTCATTCCGTACACCCCGCACACCATCGTCGGTACGGCGATGATGGCGGCCCAGGACGTGATCTTCCGCATGTCCTCGTTCTGTGCGACGGACGCCTGCGCGAGGTTGGCCTGGAGGATCGAGTTGAGCAGTTCGTCGAAGCCGATGACCTGCTCCTGGACCCGGGCGAGGTGGTCGGCGACGTCCCGGAAGTACTTCTGGATGTCGGGGTCGACCAGCCGCATCGGCCGCTCGCTCAGCAGCTGCATCGGCCGCAGCAGCGGCGACACCGCGCGCTTGAACTCCAGTACCTCACGCTTGAGTTGATAGATCCGGCCGGCGTCCGTGCCGCGCGGGGTGCCCTTGCGTCCCGGCGAGAACACCTCCGTCTCGACCTCGTCGATGTCGTCCTGGACGGCGTCCGCGACCGCGATGTAGCCGTCGACGACGTGGTCGGCGATGGCGTGCAGCACCGCCGAGGGGCCCTTGGCGAGCAGCTCGGGGTCGTCCTGGAGGCGGTGGCGCAGTGCGCGCAGCGAGCCCTGGCCGCCGTGCCGGACGGTGATGAAGAAGTCCTTGCCGGTGAAGCACATGACCTCACCGGTCTCGACGACCTCGCTGTTGGCCGTGAGCCGGTCGTGCTCGATGTAGTGGATGGTCTTGAAGACCGTGAAGAGGGAGTCGTCGTAGCGCTCCAGCTTGGGCCGCTGGTGTGCCTGTACGGCGTCCTCCACGGCCAGCGGGTGCAGCCCGAACTCGCTCGCGATACCGGCGAATTCGGCCTCGGTCGGCTCGTGCAGCCCGATCCACACGAAGCCTCCGTCGCGCCGCACCTGGCGCATGGCCTCCTGCGGGGTCGGGGGCTGCGGGTAGGCGACACGTGAGCCGTCGCGGTAGACCGCGCAGTCGACGACGGCCGACGGCGTCGCGGGGTCGCGGGTGGTGTCGTAGGCGCCGGTGTCCATACGCCCGCCCCCCTTGCGCAGAGAGGGACGGGCCGGGCGGACAACGGCACGGAGGTCGCGGATCATCGACATGGCAGGCTCCTTCGCGACTAGCAAAGAAAGACCGCCACGACGGGTGGAACTGCCCGGAATGAGGACGTCCTGAGTGCGGAGGTTTGGCACGTCCACAAAGCGGGGAGCACCGCTCCGTCGCGGTGGCGAGCTTCGCTACTGAATCAGACCGGAGAGATCTGGCAGATCAGACAGATCGAGCAGATCAGGTGAAAAAGGAAACGAAGTGCTCTTCCGCATGAAGATGAGCGCGAGAGGTGGCGACCAGCCGGGGGCCAAGAAGCCGGAGCAGCTGCGTCAGCGGCAGGAAGAGCGAGTGGTACTGCACGGGTGACTTCGATCCATGACAGCCCCACCTCCTCCAGCCGGTCCCTCGTAAGGGAGTCTCGTCTGCGTCGGGGCAAGATCGCGACGCTTCTGCGTGCTGCCCCGAACCACCGGGCCAGAATAGCAGTCGACTGAAGTGTCAAGGTGCTGCTTTGCCCAGCACCGACGAGTTCTATGCTCGCCGCATGGTTGATGTTCTTCCTCTGGTCGAGGCTCGTTTGCGCAGCGCGTTGGGCGAGCCGGACGCCCGCGCCGCGGTCACCTTCCTCGGTACGGACCGCCTCGAGGTGCTGCGTTTCCACGAGGGCGACGTCGTCCGCTACGCCACGCTCGGCATGTCCGCGCAGCCGATGAGCGACCCGACGGCGATGCTCGCCGACCCGGTCGAGGGGCCGCGTGCCGAGCTGGTGCTGTCCGTACGGCCCGGCGCGTCCGACACCGACAAGGTGCTCCGCCCGCTGGCCGTGCTCGCCGCGTCCCCGCAGGTCGAGGGCGTGGTCGTGGCCCCCGGCAGCTCCCTCGACGTGGGTGAACCCCTGTGGCCCGGCGCCCCGTTCACCTCGGTCCTGGTCGCCGAGCCGGGCGGTCTGGTCGAGGATCTCGACCTTGACGAGCCTCTCGATCCGGTCCGCTTCCTGCCCCTGCTCCCCATGACCCCCAACGAGGCGGCCTGGAAGCGCGTGCACGGCGCCCAGGCGCTCCAGGAGCGCTGGCTGACGAGCGGGACGGACCTCCGGGATCCGTCCCGGAAGTCCGTCCCGCTTGATTGAGGCCCGGGTGACCGATGTCACCAACGCTCGGGCGTCGATCGTCAGTTGACGCCCGAGCGGCTCAGTCGGCGAAGACCGTGACCCCGTCCTCCGTCGCGTGCTGCGGTTCCAGTTCCTCGGCTTCGTGGGTGAGCGCCTTGCGTCGGACGACGACCACGACCGCGCCGAGCAGCGCGGTGACCGCCGCGACGACGAACGGGACATGGATGTCGGTCCACTCCTCGATCTTCGGCGCGAAGTAGGGCGCGGCCGCGGCCGCGAACCACCGCACGAAGTTGTAGCCGGCGCTCGCCACCGGGCGCGGGGCGTCCGAGACGCCGAGCGCCAACTCGGTGTAGACGGTGTTGTTCACGCCGATGAACGCGCCCGACAGGATCGTGCAGACGATCGCCGTGGTGTGGTCGCCGTACCCGAGGACGAACACGTCGACGGCGAGCAGTACCAGCGAGCCGCCGAGCACCTTCAGCGAGCCGAACCGCTCCTGGAGTCGCGGCGCCACGAGGACCGAGAAGACGGCGAGCAGCACGC
The sequence above is a segment of the Streptomyces asoensis genome. Coding sequences within it:
- a CDS encoding magnesium and cobalt transport protein CorA, translating into MSMIRDLRAVVRPARPSLRKGGGRMDTGAYDTTRDPATPSAVVDCAVYRDGSRVAYPQPPTPQEAMRQVRRDGGFVWIGLHEPTEAEFAGIASEFGLHPLAVEDAVQAHQRPKLERYDDSLFTVFKTIHYIEHDRLTANSEVVETGEVMCFTGKDFFITVRHGGQGSLRALRHRLQDDPELLAKGPSAVLHAIADHVVDGYIAVADAVQDDIDEVETEVFSPGRKGTPRGTDAGRIYQLKREVLEFKRAVSPLLRPMQLLSERPMRLVDPDIQKYFRDVADHLARVQEQVIGFDELLNSILQANLAQASVAQNEDMRKITSWAAIIAVPTMVCGVYGMNFDYMPELHSKFGYPVVMSAMVALCIGIHRTLKRNGWL
- a CDS encoding suppressor of fused domain protein, with the protein product MVDVLPLVEARLRSALGEPDARAAVTFLGTDRLEVLRFHEGDVVRYATLGMSAQPMSDPTAMLADPVEGPRAELVLSVRPGASDTDKVLRPLAVLAASPQVEGVVVAPGSSLDVGEPLWPGAPFTSVLVAEPGGLVEDLDLDEPLDPVRFLPLLPMTPNEAAWKRVHGAQALQERWLTSGTDLRDPSRKSVPLD